A single window of Cydia strobilella chromosome 18, ilCydStro3.1, whole genome shotgun sequence DNA harbors:
- the LOC134749342 gene encoding histone H4 — protein MTGRGKGGKGLGKGGAKRHRKVLRDNIQGITKPAIRRLARRGGVKRISGLIYEETRGVLKVFLENVIRDAVTYTEHAKRKTVTAMDVVYALKRQGRTLYGFGG, from the coding sequence ATGACTGGCCGTGGCAAAGGAGGCAAGGGGCTCGGGAAAGGAGGCGCCAAGCGCCACAGAAAGGTTCTCCGCGATAACATCCAGGGGATCACCAAGCCTGCCATTAGAAGACTTGCACGCCGTGGCGGCGTTAAGAGAATTTCCGGCCTCATTTACGAAGAAACTCGCGGCGTGCTGAAGGTGTTTCTAGAAAACGTCATCAGAGATGCCGTGACGTACACTGAACACGCTAAGAGGAAAACGGTCACTGCAATGGACGTCGTCTACGCGCTAAAGAGACAAGGCAGGACGTTGTACGGTTTCGGTGGATAG